In Carassius auratus strain Wakin chromosome 36, ASM336829v1, whole genome shotgun sequence, the following are encoded in one genomic region:
- the LOC113055627 gene encoding protein hairless-like has translation MLNLATSLTTSLTVALSRAASLASSEALSHALSRTASLACAEALSHTTSLSSTASLARAEALASAEALSHAASLPHSASLASAEALTHSASLASAEALSRAASLASSEALSRAASLSRTMSSTASLASAEALSHSASLASADALSGATSPASSEALSHTASPSSTASLARAEALSHATSLASSEALSHAASLASSEALSYAASLASTEALSHAASLASSEALSHSLSHSASLASADALSCAASLASSEALSRAISSAASPASSEALSHTASPSSAASLARAEALSHAASLASSEALSHAASLASAEALSHSASLASSKALSHALSHSASLASAASLASSEALSHTLSHSASLASAEALSHSASLSCALASSEALSHSASLASSEALSHAASLASSEALSHSASLASAEALSHAASLASAEALSHAASLASAEALSHAASLASAEALSHSASLASAKALSHALSHSASLASAASLASSEALSHSASLSCALASSEALSHSASLASSEALSHAASLASTEALSHAASLASAEALSHAASLASAEALSHAASLASAEALSHAASLASAEALSHAASLASAEALSHASSLASAEALSHALSHSASLASAASLASSDALSHSASLASAEALSHSASLSCALASSEALSRTTARLHCVETDSNTDQF, from the exons ATGTTGAACCTTGCCACATCCCTGACCACTTCCTTGACTGTTGCCCtgtcccgcgccgcttccctggccagctcCGAAGCCCTGTCCCACGCCCTGTCCCGCACCGCTTCCCTGGCCTGCGCCGAAGCCCTGTCCCacaccacttccctgtccagcaccgcttccctggcccgcgCCGAAGCCCTGGCCAGCGCCGAAGCCCTGTCCCACGCCGCTTCCCTGCCccactccgcttccctggccagcgcCGAAGCCCTGACccactccgcttccctggccagcgccgaagccctgtcccgcgccgcttccctggccagctcCGAAGCCCTGTCCCGCGCC gcttccctgtcccgcacCATGTCCAgcaccgcttccctggccagcgcCGAAGCCCTGTCccactccgcttccctggccagcgcCGATGCCCTGTCCGGCGCCACTTCCCCGGCCAGCTCCGAAGCCCTGTCCCACACCGCTTCCCCGTCCAGCaccgcttccctggcccgcgCCGAAGCCCTGTCCCACGCCACTTCCCTGGCCAGCTCCGAAGCCCTGTCCcacgccgcttccctggccagctcCGAAGCCCTGTCCtacgccgcttccctggccagcacCGAAGCCCTGTCCcacgccgcttccctggccagctcCGAAGCCCTGTCCCACTCCCTGTCccactccgcttccctggccagcgcCGATGCCCTGTCctgcgccgcttccctggccagctcCGAAGCCCTGTCCCGCGCCATATCCAGCGCCGCTTCCCCGGCCAGCTCCGAAGCCCTGTCCCACACCGCTTCCCcatccagcgccgcttccctggcccgcgCCGAAGCCCTGTCCcacgccgcttccctggccagctcCGAAGCCCTGTCCcacgccgcttccctggccagcgcCGAAGCCCTGTCccactccgcttccctggccagctcCAAAGCCCTGTCCCACGCCCTGTCccactccgcttccctggccagcgccgcttccctggccagctcCGAAGCCCTGTCCCACACCCTGTCccactccgcttccctggccagtgCCGAAGCCCTGTCccactccgcttccctgtcctgcgccctggccaGCTCCGAAGCCCTGTCccactccgcttccctggccagctcCGAAGCCCTGTCCcacgccgcttccctggccagctcTGAAGCCCTGTCccactccgcttccctggccagcgcCGAAGCCCTGTCCcacgccgcttccctggccagcgcAGAAGCCCTGTCCcacgccgcttccctggccagcgcCGAAGCCCTGTCCcacgccgcttccctggccagcgcCGAAGCCCTGTCccactccgcttccctggccagcgcCAAAGCCCTGTCCCACGCCCTGTCccactccgcttccctggccagcgccgcttccctggccagctcCGAAGCCCTGTCccactccgcttccctgtcctgcgccctggccaGCTCCGAAGCCCTGTCccactccgcttccctggccagctcCGAAGCCCTGTCCcacgccgcttccctggccagcacCGAAGCCCTGTCCcacgccgcttccctggccagcgcCGAAGCCCTGTCCcacgccgcttccctggccagcgcCGAAGCCCTGTCCcacgccgcttccctggccagcgcCGAAGCCCTGTCCcacgccgcttccctggccagcgcCGAAGCCCTGTCCcacgccgcttccctggccagcgcCGAAGCCCTGTCCCACGCCTCTTCCCTGGCCAGCGCCGAAGCCCTGTCCCACGCCCTGTCccactccgcttccctggccagcgccgcttccctggccagctcCGACGCCCTGTCccactccgcttccctggccagcgcCGAAGCCCTGTCccactccgcttccctgtcctgcgccctggccaGCTCCGAAGCCCTGTCCCGCACCACTGCCCGGCTTCACTGCGTGGAAACAGATTCAAACACAGATCAGTTTTAG
- the LOC113055065 gene encoding uncharacterized membrane protein C19orf24 homolog — MTHLRLLPLVLTLWAVSFAEEASIKPSSTKPPAVKNTSSISNSNVTEESHRNNTTTNSRMDFRLDGAMINRALYVLIGITAIGVLYFLVRAVRLKKTNVERKKYGLLSNYDDTMEMGHLESDEDDDTVYEAKSLRR, encoded by the exons ATGACACATTTAAGACTTCTGCCTCTGGTTTTGACTTTGTGGGCTGTTTCTTTCGCCGAAGAGGCGAGCATTAAGCCCAGCAGCACTAAACCACCCGCGGTCAAGAACACGTCCAGCATCAGCAACAGTAACGTTACAGAAGAGTCTCACAGAAATAACACCACAACCAACTCAAGAATGGACTTCAGACTGGACGGCGCGATGATAAACAGGGCTCTGTATGTTCTGATCGGGATCACTGCCATCGGAGTGCTGTATTTCTTGGTGAGAGCTGTCCG TCTGAAGAAAACCAATGTTGAGAGAAAGAAATACGGGCTCCTGTCAAACTATGACGACACGATGGAAATGGGCCACCTGGAGAGCGACGAGGACGATGATACTGTTTATGAAGCCAAATCTTTGAGAAG ATGA